One Cellulomonas sp. NS3 genomic region harbors:
- a CDS encoding OsmC family protein, which produces MTQQVHEARATASASRVSTPDGSLDVGLAVAGDADGSDGATSPEHLMAAALAGCLHQALQVAASSQGASAVDAHVEATVTLESGDGSGYTSSFVLEVTGLPADTADRVLEQAAALCPFTKALAGERLTLRTA; this is translated from the coding sequence ATGACGCAGCAGGTCCACGAGGCACGCGCCACCGCATCGGCGAGCCGGGTCAGCACGCCCGACGGCAGCCTCGACGTCGGCCTGGCCGTCGCCGGTGACGCCGACGGGTCGGACGGCGCGACGTCGCCCGAGCACCTCATGGCCGCGGCGCTCGCAGGCTGCCTGCACCAGGCGCTCCAGGTCGCGGCGAGCTCGCAGGGCGCGTCCGCCGTCGACGCCCACGTCGAGGCGACGGTCACTCTCGAGTCGGGCGACGGCTCCGGGTACACCTCCTCGTTCGTGCTCGAGGTGACCGGCCTCCCGGCCGACACCGCGGACCGCGTGCTCGAGCAGGCCGCCGCGCTGTGCCCCTTCACCAAGGCGCTCGCCGGAGAGCGGCTCACGCTGCGCACGGCCTGA
- a CDS encoding ZIP family metal transporter, with protein sequence MGESLVFGAVASSALVIGALVGGWVTVPKRVLAGMLAFAAGALITALAFELFEESYERGGLWRAVAGLVLGAVVFTVLSAQLDKAARAGSATREGEEASDKLDLDAAASDRRASSASTQGAAGLALLAAVTLDGVPENLALGVSLGEGTGGLALLAAIFVSNFPEALVGAASMRAQGRSHRYVVGLWVVCAVLLTLAVVLGAGPLSQTSPETISLPLAFAAGAVLASLADTLMPEAYERGGPLVALSTTGGFVLSFALSLA encoded by the coding sequence ATGGGCGAGTCGCTGGTGTTCGGCGCCGTGGCCTCGAGCGCGCTCGTGATCGGGGCGCTCGTCGGCGGCTGGGTCACCGTGCCGAAGCGCGTGCTCGCGGGGATGCTCGCGTTCGCCGCCGGGGCGCTCATCACGGCGCTCGCGTTCGAGCTCTTCGAGGAGTCCTACGAGCGCGGTGGCCTCTGGCGCGCCGTGGCCGGCCTCGTCCTCGGAGCGGTCGTGTTCACGGTGCTCAGCGCGCAGCTCGACAAGGCCGCGCGCGCCGGGTCAGCGACACGGGAGGGCGAGGAGGCGAGCGACAAGCTCGACCTCGACGCCGCCGCGTCCGACCGGCGCGCGTCGTCGGCCTCGACGCAGGGGGCAGCCGGGCTCGCGCTGCTCGCTGCGGTCACGCTCGACGGCGTCCCCGAGAACCTCGCGCTCGGCGTGTCCCTCGGCGAGGGCACCGGCGGGCTCGCGCTGCTCGCGGCGATCTTCGTGTCGAACTTCCCGGAGGCGCTCGTGGGGGCCGCGTCGATGCGGGCGCAGGGACGCTCGCACCGGTACGTCGTCGGGCTGTGGGTCGTGTGCGCGGTGCTGCTGACGCTCGCCGTCGTGCTCGGCGCCGGCCCGCTCTCGCAGACGTCCCCCGAGACGATCTCGCTGCCCCTCGCGTTCGCGGCGGGCGCGGTGCTCGCGTCCCTCGCCGACACGCTCATGCCGGAGGCGTACGAGCGCGGGGGCCCGCTCGTCGCCCTCAGCACGACCGGCGGCTTCGTGCTGTCCTTCGCGCTCTCGCTCGCGTGA
- a CDS encoding DsbA family oxidoreductase produces the protein MSNSVTVHVWSDIACPWCYIGKRRLEKAIEQFDGEVLVEYHAFELAPDTPVDFEGTEVDFLAGHKGLPAAQVEEMLAQMTELAAGEGLAYDFDALRHTKTLLAHQAIHHARALDRQGALVERLFRAYFEEGRHVGRVDELVALAAEVGLDAGETRAALESGRYADAVQQDIAAAQEIGIRGVPFHVVDGRYAVSGAQSPDVFLSALERVRDERAVAR, from the coding sequence GTGAGCAATTCCGTGACCGTCCACGTCTGGTCCGACATCGCCTGCCCGTGGTGCTACATCGGCAAGCGGCGCCTCGAGAAGGCGATCGAGCAGTTCGACGGCGAGGTGCTCGTCGAGTACCACGCGTTCGAGCTCGCCCCCGACACCCCCGTCGACTTCGAGGGGACCGAGGTGGACTTCCTCGCGGGTCACAAGGGGCTGCCGGCTGCGCAGGTCGAGGAGATGCTCGCGCAGATGACCGAGCTCGCCGCGGGCGAGGGGCTCGCGTACGACTTCGACGCGCTCCGGCACACCAAGACGCTGCTCGCGCACCAGGCGATCCACCACGCGCGGGCCCTCGACCGCCAGGGCGCGCTCGTCGAGCGGCTGTTCCGGGCGTACTTCGAGGAGGGCCGGCACGTCGGGCGGGTCGACGAGCTGGTCGCGCTCGCCGCCGAGGTGGGGCTGGACGCGGGCGAGACCCGGGCCGCGCTCGAGTCGGGCCGGTACGCCGACGCCGTCCAGCAGGACATCGCCGCCGCGCAGGAGATCGGGATCCGCGGCGTGCCGTTCCACGTCGTCGACGGCCGCTACGCGGTGTCCGGCGCGCAGAGCCCCGACGTGTTCCTCTCCGCGCTCGAGCGCGTGCGCGACGAGCGGGCGGTCGCGCGATGA
- a CDS encoding thymidine kinase — MAELAFFSGTMDCGKSTLALQMHHNHEARGRDGVLFTRNDRAGAARLSSRLGLSVDAHEVADTTDFWAEVVARRTRGRAVDYLICDEAQFYTAEQVDQLAAVVDELGVDVFAFGITTDFRTRLFPGSARLVELADRVEVLQVRALCWCGERATHNARTVGGVMVVEGEQVVVGDVEADADTVGYEVLCRRHHRHRLTAVSARAASPSPQTLGVLADDAPAAHA; from the coding sequence GTGGCTGAGCTCGCGTTCTTCTCCGGCACGATGGACTGCGGCAAGTCGACGCTCGCGCTGCAGATGCACCACAACCACGAGGCCCGCGGGCGCGACGGGGTCCTGTTCACCCGGAACGACCGGGCCGGCGCCGCGCGGCTGTCGTCGCGCCTCGGGCTCAGCGTCGACGCGCACGAGGTCGCGGACACCACCGACTTCTGGGCCGAGGTCGTCGCGCGGCGCACGCGGGGCCGGGCCGTCGACTACCTGATCTGCGACGAGGCCCAGTTCTACACGGCCGAGCAGGTCGACCAGCTCGCGGCGGTCGTCGACGAGCTCGGCGTCGACGTCTTCGCGTTCGGCATCACGACCGACTTCCGGACCCGCCTGTTCCCCGGCTCCGCGCGGCTCGTCGAGCTCGCGGACCGCGTCGAGGTGCTGCAGGTGCGCGCGCTGTGCTGGTGCGGGGAGCGCGCGACCCACAACGCCCGGACCGTCGGCGGCGTCATGGTCGTCGAGGGCGAGCAGGTCGTCGTCGGGGACGTCGAGGCGGACGCCGACACGGTCGGCTACGAGGTGCTGTGCCGGCGCCACCACCGCCACCGGCTCACGGCGGTGTCCGCGCGCGCGGCGTCCCCGTCGCCGCAGACGCTCGGGGTGCTGGCCGACGATGCCCCGGCCGCCCACGCCTGA
- a CDS encoding alkaline phosphatase family protein: MTEPSSSPLTGATPADAPAADAAVDPAAEVGAALSTAGLLVPAFPGRHLGAVLPAVAAALGARDARGAADARGRLGLPGARRACVVLVDGLGRHNLSERAGHAPFLRSLLQGSPALRSGFPSTTAASIASFGTGTPAGRHGLVGYSVRVPATGALANMVSWNDGADPHLWQREPTVFEQLADDDIAVTSVGPARFAGSGLTEAALRGARYVGAESLPERVDAAAAELVGRSLVYLYWGDLDKAGHHHGWGSSQWGDELSAVDSELARLARSLPRGTSLYVTADHGMVDVDPARRWDVATTPALAEGVVVVAGEPRALHLHVTQPGEDAGPDEVAVRARGVVGRWRETLGPAAVVVTGVDAVAAGWFGDVAEHVRPLIGDVVVAMAGRATVVDSRTQSPGSLELVGVHGSLTPHEVVVPFLAVQA; encoded by the coding sequence ATGACCGAGCCGTCCTCGTCGCCCCTGACGGGCGCGACGCCCGCCGACGCGCCCGCGGCGGACGCCGCCGTCGACCCCGCCGCCGAGGTCGGTGCGGCGCTGTCGACCGCCGGGCTGCTCGTCCCCGCGTTCCCGGGCCGCCACCTCGGTGCCGTGCTGCCCGCCGTGGCCGCCGCGCTCGGGGCCCGCGACGCGCGCGGTGCCGCCGACGCCCGCGGGCGGCTCGGGCTGCCCGGCGCCCGGCGCGCGTGCGTCGTCCTGGTCGACGGGCTGGGCCGGCACAACCTGAGCGAGCGCGCGGGCCACGCACCGTTCCTGCGCTCGCTGCTGCAGGGATCGCCCGCGCTGCGCTCCGGCTTCCCGTCGACGACCGCGGCGTCGATCGCGTCGTTCGGCACGGGGACGCCGGCGGGGCGCCACGGACTGGTCGGCTACAGCGTGCGGGTCCCCGCGACGGGTGCGCTCGCGAACATGGTGTCCTGGAACGACGGCGCCGACCCGCACCTGTGGCAGCGCGAGCCCACCGTCTTCGAGCAGCTCGCGGACGACGACATCGCGGTCACCAGCGTGGGCCCGGCGCGGTTCGCCGGCTCGGGCCTCACCGAGGCGGCGCTGCGCGGGGCGCGCTACGTCGGCGCCGAGTCGCTGCCGGAGCGCGTCGACGCCGCGGCGGCCGAGCTCGTCGGCCGGTCGCTCGTCTACCTCTACTGGGGCGACCTCGACAAGGCCGGGCACCACCACGGCTGGGGGTCGAGCCAGTGGGGCGACGAGCTCAGCGCGGTCGACAGCGAGCTCGCCCGCCTCGCGCGGTCGCTCCCGCGCGGCACGTCGCTGTACGTGACGGCCGACCACGGGATGGTCGACGTCGACCCCGCCCGGCGCTGGGACGTGGCGACGACGCCGGCGCTCGCCGAGGGCGTCGTGGTCGTCGCCGGCGAGCCGCGCGCGCTGCACCTGCACGTGACGCAGCCGGGGGAGGACGCCGGGCCGGACGAGGTCGCCGTGCGCGCCCGCGGGGTCGTCGGGCGCTGGCGGGAGACTCTCGGTCCCGCGGCGGTCGTGGTGACCGGGGTGGACGCGGTCGCGGCGGGGTGGTTCGGGGACGTCGCGGAGCACGTGCGCCCGCTCATCGGGGACGTCGTCGTCGCGATGGCCGGCCGGGCGACGGTCGTGGACTCGCGCACGCAGAGCCCCGGCTCGCTCGAGCTCGTGGGCGTGCACGGATCGCTCACGCCGCACGAGGTCGTGGTGCCGTTCCTCGCGGTGCAGGCGTGA
- a CDS encoding DUF5998 family protein translates to MPAAFTELRHDLHRAGYYPDLVADVLDVALADEPVVAHLVHPETTFDDAEVRRHVTVLVLTPSRLVVAHVDDHPADSENPSASASATTESVPLAELRSVALTHVVAKPEKHRTGDAASELTLAIGWGAVSRVDLEPATCGDAGCEADHGLTGTLTPDDVVVRVSAVAEGAGAVRAASTFARALSAATSGPR, encoded by the coding sequence GTGCCCGCCGCGTTCACCGAACTCCGCCACGACCTCCACCGGGCCGGGTACTACCCCGACCTGGTCGCCGACGTGCTCGACGTCGCGCTCGCCGACGAGCCGGTCGTGGCGCACCTCGTCCATCCCGAGACGACGTTCGACGACGCCGAGGTGCGCCGGCACGTCACGGTGCTCGTCCTGACGCCGTCGCGGCTCGTCGTCGCGCACGTCGACGACCACCCCGCGGACAGCGAGAACCCGTCGGCGAGCGCCTCCGCGACGACCGAGTCGGTCCCGCTCGCCGAGCTGCGGTCCGTCGCCCTGACCCACGTGGTCGCGAAGCCCGAGAAGCACCGCACCGGCGACGCGGCGTCCGAGCTCACGCTCGCGATCGGGTGGGGCGCCGTCTCGCGCGTCGACCTCGAGCCCGCGACGTGCGGGGACGCCGGGTGCGAGGCGGACCACGGGCTCACCGGGACGCTCACGCCCGACGACGTCGTCGTACGCGTCTCGGCCGTCGCCGAGGGGGCGGGCGCCGTGCGCGCGGCGTCGACCTTCGCCCGCGCTCTGTCCGCCGCGACCTCCGGCCCGCGATGA
- a CDS encoding GNAT family N-acetyltransferase: MAEVTDGDGAATSPVPTPAYPAGWEADVVLRDGSTTHVRPIRPTDAEALQAFHVAQSERSTYLRFFANLDRLSDRDLARFTVVDHADRVALVAVTADEEIIGVARYDRIGPDVAEVAFNIADAHHGRGLGSVLLEHLAAAARERGVRRFTAEVLPQNGRMIAVFREAGYAVRQSLEDGVVTVEFDIDPTGRSLAVMADREHRAEARSVQGLLSARSVVVVGSPDVARGSMDDLLARRVVSDLEAGADGDLELHVVAQPPDSDSRTPGVATQHWPDVASVPGPVELAVVAVPAAEAVAAVRALARLQVRGVVILSDGFAETGPDGLALQRALLRTAHAAGMRVVGPSSYGVLSSTGGRVLNASLAADPPPPGTIGLFCQSAPMAVALLGSVRRRRLGLSHFVSAGHRADVSGNDLMQFWRDDDATEVVGLYLESIGNPRKFSRVARRLAAVKPVVVVTAGRSGQVVPPGHAVRATRAPRRTLEEVMRQSGVIRVENTHQMLEVAQVLALQPLPTGRRVAIVASSAPMAALVAEAAAAVGLVVGGKAAIVREDAEDEALAATLTRLYADPAVDVVVAVHVPTVGHSQVRVSRALAAVAAGSGRTTVACMLGLHGATDDLTAEDDDGRRWTIPAYTTPEDAVLALGQAERYAAWRSADRGSPVQPDGVDTRRARRLVLARLADVTPGDAVDLSPAETTELLACAGIAVLESVPVATPDEAVEAARRIGWPVALKTTVPALRHRADLGGVRLDVHDEAELRADVEQVLALAQGHPLDPGRAPLEVQRMAPLGAACVVRSVEDPLFGPVLSFGLSGDASDLLGDISYAVPPLTDVDVAELVRAARAAPRLFGYRGLPPLDVDALEDVIARLSVLADDLPELRSLELNPVVVSEHGATVLGARAQLGTADRADGSRRALPT; encoded by the coding sequence ATGGCTGAGGTGACCGACGGCGACGGGGCCGCGACGTCCCCCGTGCCCACGCCGGCGTACCCGGCCGGCTGGGAGGCCGACGTCGTCCTGCGCGACGGGTCCACGACGCACGTGCGGCCGATCCGGCCCACCGACGCCGAGGCGCTCCAGGCGTTCCACGTCGCGCAGTCCGAGCGCTCGACGTACCTGCGGTTCTTCGCCAACCTCGACCGGCTCTCGGACCGCGACCTCGCGCGGTTCACGGTCGTCGACCACGCCGACCGGGTCGCGCTCGTCGCCGTGACGGCGGACGAGGAGATCATCGGCGTCGCGCGGTACGACCGCATCGGGCCCGACGTCGCGGAGGTCGCGTTCAACATCGCGGACGCGCACCACGGGCGCGGCCTCGGGTCCGTGCTGCTCGAGCACCTCGCCGCGGCCGCCCGCGAGCGCGGTGTCCGGCGCTTCACCGCGGAGGTGCTGCCGCAGAACGGGCGCATGATCGCGGTGTTCCGCGAGGCCGGGTACGCCGTGCGGCAGTCGCTCGAGGACGGCGTCGTGACGGTGGAGTTCGACATCGACCCGACGGGGCGCTCGCTCGCCGTCATGGCCGACCGCGAGCACCGCGCGGAGGCCCGCAGCGTCCAGGGTCTGCTCTCGGCGCGCTCGGTCGTCGTCGTCGGCTCCCCGGACGTCGCGCGGGGCTCGATGGACGACCTGCTCGCACGCCGCGTCGTCTCGGACCTCGAGGCCGGGGCCGACGGCGACCTCGAGCTGCACGTGGTCGCGCAGCCGCCCGACTCCGACTCCCGGACGCCGGGGGTCGCCACGCAGCACTGGCCCGACGTGGCGTCCGTGCCGGGGCCGGTCGAGCTCGCGGTCGTCGCGGTGCCCGCGGCCGAGGCCGTGGCCGCCGTCCGGGCGCTCGCGCGGCTGCAGGTCCGCGGCGTCGTCATCCTGTCCGACGGGTTCGCGGAGACCGGTCCGGATGGCCTGGCGCTGCAGCGTGCCCTGCTGCGCACCGCGCACGCGGCGGGCATGCGCGTCGTCGGGCCCAGCTCGTACGGCGTGCTGTCGTCGACCGGGGGCCGGGTGCTCAACGCGTCCCTGGCCGCCGACCCGCCGCCGCCGGGGACGATCGGGCTGTTCTGCCAGTCCGCGCCGATGGCCGTGGCGCTGCTGGGCTCCGTGCGCAGGCGCCGGCTCGGGCTCTCGCACTTCGTGTCCGCCGGGCACCGGGCCGACGTCTCGGGCAACGACCTCATGCAGTTCTGGCGCGACGACGACGCGACCGAGGTCGTCGGGCTCTACCTCGAGTCGATCGGCAACCCGCGCAAGTTCTCGCGCGTCGCGCGGCGGCTCGCGGCGGTCAAGCCGGTCGTCGTCGTGACCGCGGGCCGCTCGGGTCAGGTCGTCCCGCCCGGGCACGCGGTGCGCGCCACGCGGGCCCCCCGGCGCACGCTCGAGGAGGTCATGCGCCAGTCGGGCGTGATCCGGGTCGAGAACACGCACCAGATGCTCGAGGTGGCGCAGGTGCTCGCGCTCCAGCCGCTGCCCACAGGCCGCCGCGTCGCGATCGTCGCGAGCTCGGCGCCCATGGCCGCGCTCGTCGCCGAGGCCGCCGCCGCGGTCGGGCTCGTCGTCGGCGGCAAGGCCGCGATCGTCCGGGAGGACGCCGAGGACGAGGCGCTCGCCGCCACGCTGACGCGCCTGTACGCGGACCCCGCGGTGGACGTCGTCGTCGCGGTCCACGTGCCGACCGTCGGGCACTCGCAGGTGCGGGTCTCGCGCGCGCTCGCGGCCGTCGCGGCCGGGTCGGGGCGCACCACGGTCGCGTGCATGCTCGGGCTGCACGGCGCGACCGACGACCTCACCGCGGAGGACGACGACGGGCGGCGCTGGACGATCCCCGCCTACACGACCCCCGAGGACGCGGTCCTCGCGCTCGGCCAGGCGGAGCGCTACGCGGCGTGGCGCTCGGCGGACCGCGGGAGCCCGGTGCAGCCCGACGGGGTCGACACCCGCCGGGCCCGCCGCCTGGTCCTCGCGAGGCTCGCGGACGTGACCCCGGGGGACGCGGTCGACCTCAGCCCCGCCGAGACCACCGAGCTGCTGGCGTGCGCCGGCATCGCGGTGCTCGAGTCGGTCCCCGTCGCGACGCCCGACGAGGCGGTCGAGGCCGCGCGCCGGATCGGCTGGCCGGTCGCGCTCAAGACCACCGTGCCGGCGCTGCGGCACCGCGCGGACCTCGGCGGGGTCCGGCTCGACGTGCACGACGAGGCCGAGCTGCGCGCCGACGTCGAGCAGGTGCTCGCGCTCGCGCAGGGGCACCCGCTCGACCCCGGGCGCGCGCCGCTCGAGGTGCAGCGCATGGCCCCGCTCGGCGCGGCCTGCGTCGTGCGGTCGGTCGAGGACCCGCTGTTCGGGCCGGTCCTGAGCTTCGGGCTCTCCGGCGACGCGTCCGACCTGCTCGGGGACATCAGCTACGCCGTCCCGCCGCTCACGGACGTCGACGTCGCCGAGCTCGTGCGGGCCGCGCGCGCCGCGCCCCGGCTGTTCGGTTACCGCGGGCTCCCGCCGCTCGACGTCGACGCGCTCGAGGACGTCATCGCGCGGCTGTCGGTCCTCGCGGACGACCTGCCCGAGCTGCGCAGCCTCGAGCTCAACCCCGTCGTGGTCTCCGAGCACGGCGCGACCGTGCTCGGCGCGCGGGCCCAGCTCGGCACGGCGGACCGCGCCGACGGCTCCCGGCGGGCGCTCCCGACGTGA
- a CDS encoding DNA gyrase/topoisomerase IV subunit A: protein MARRNATPDVPPEDVVERIVDIDVATEMEGSFLEYAYSVIYSRALPDARDGLKPVQRRILYQMADMGLRPDRPYVKSARVVGEVMGKLHPHGDTAIYDAMVRMAQPFSLRLPLVDGHGNFGSLDDGPAAPRYTEARLAPAAAAMTTGLDEDVVDFVPNYDNKLTQPEVLPAAIPNLLVNGASGIAVGMATNMAPHNLVEVVAAARHLVAHPDATLDDLMRFVPGPDLPSGGKIVGLDGVRDAYRTGRGAFRTRATARIENVTAKRKGIVITELPYTVGPEKVIEKIKEGVQSKKLSGISNAVDLTDRQHGLRLVIEVKTGFNPEAVLEQLYRYTPLEDSYSINNVALVEGQPRTLGLRELLQVWVAHRIDVVRRRTTFRLARRRERLHLVEGLLIAILDIDEVIQVIRTSDDSDTARTRLRDVFDLSEPQAEYILELRLRRLTKFSRIELEKEQEQLQREIADLETILADEERLRGVVSEEMADVAATYGTPRRTVLLESAGGTSITGAAAASRSATPLEIEDSPCWALLSATGLLARTTGPDAPLRAEAGSRRAKHDVLRGAVATTARAEVGAVTSRGRVVRVSVLHLPSLPPTDGAPTLSGGVPLAEVVTLEAGERVVGLTSLAPDAPSLALGTAQGVVKRVSPGDVPGNKDAWEVIALKQLDEVVGCAEVTDADELVLVASDASLLHFAASSVRPQGRSAGGMAGIKLGSGQRVVHFGAVRPGVEAAVVTVAGTSSALPGTQPGSVKTTPFDVYPGKGRATGGVRAHRFLKGEDTLLLAWVGPVPPHATTSAGQPVELPAVDPRRDGSGLPLAAPIHAVG, encoded by the coding sequence ATGGCGCGACGCAACGCGACCCCCGACGTCCCGCCCGAGGACGTCGTCGAGCGGATCGTCGACATCGACGTCGCGACCGAGATGGAGGGCTCGTTCCTCGAGTACGCCTACTCGGTCATCTACTCGCGGGCCCTGCCCGACGCCCGCGACGGCCTCAAGCCCGTGCAGCGCCGGATCCTCTACCAGATGGCGGACATGGGCCTGCGCCCCGACCGCCCCTACGTGAAGTCGGCGCGCGTCGTCGGCGAGGTCATGGGCAAGCTCCACCCGCACGGCGACACCGCGATCTACGACGCGATGGTCCGCATGGCCCAGCCGTTCTCGCTGCGCCTGCCGCTCGTCGACGGCCACGGGAACTTCGGCTCGCTCGACGACGGTCCGGCCGCGCCCCGGTACACCGAGGCGCGCCTCGCCCCCGCGGCGGCGGCCATGACGACCGGGCTCGACGAGGACGTCGTCGACTTCGTGCCGAACTACGACAACAAGCTCACGCAGCCCGAGGTCCTCCCCGCCGCGATCCCGAACCTCCTGGTCAACGGCGCGAGCGGCATCGCGGTCGGCATGGCGACGAACATGGCCCCGCACAACCTCGTCGAGGTCGTCGCCGCGGCGCGGCACCTCGTGGCGCACCCCGACGCGACGCTCGACGACCTCATGCGCTTCGTGCCCGGCCCCGACCTGCCCTCGGGCGGCAAGATCGTCGGCCTCGACGGCGTGCGCGACGCGTACCGCACCGGCCGCGGGGCGTTCCGCACGCGGGCCACCGCGCGCATCGAGAACGTCACCGCGAAGCGCAAGGGCATCGTCATCACGGAGCTGCCGTACACGGTCGGCCCCGAGAAGGTCATCGAGAAGATCAAGGAGGGCGTGCAGTCCAAGAAGCTCTCCGGCATCTCCAACGCGGTCGACCTCACCGACCGCCAGCACGGCCTGCGGCTCGTGATCGAGGTCAAGACCGGCTTCAACCCGGAGGCGGTGCTCGAGCAGCTCTACCGGTACACCCCGCTCGAGGACTCGTACTCGATCAACAACGTCGCGCTCGTCGAGGGCCAGCCCCGCACCCTCGGGCTGCGCGAGCTGCTGCAGGTGTGGGTCGCGCACCGCATCGACGTCGTGCGCCGCCGGACCACCTTCCGGCTCGCCCGGCGGCGCGAGCGCCTGCACCTCGTCGAGGGCCTGCTCATCGCGATCCTCGACATCGACGAGGTCATCCAGGTCATCCGCACGTCCGACGACTCCGACACCGCGCGCACGCGCCTGCGCGACGTGTTCGACCTGTCGGAGCCGCAGGCCGAGTACATCCTCGAGCTGCGGCTGCGCCGCCTGACGAAGTTCTCGCGCATCGAGCTCGAGAAGGAGCAGGAGCAGCTCCAGCGCGAGATCGCCGACCTCGAGACGATCCTGGCCGACGAGGAGCGCCTGCGCGGCGTGGTGTCCGAGGAGATGGCGGACGTCGCCGCGACCTACGGCACCCCGCGTCGCACGGTGCTGCTCGAGTCGGCCGGCGGCACGAGCATCACGGGCGCCGCCGCGGCGTCCCGCTCGGCGACGCCGCTCGAGATCGAGGACTCGCCGTGCTGGGCGCTGCTCTCCGCGACCGGCCTGCTCGCGCGCACCACGGGCCCCGACGCACCGCTGCGCGCCGAGGCCGGGTCGCGCCGCGCCAAGCACGACGTGCTGCGCGGTGCGGTCGCGACGACGGCGCGCGCCGAGGTCGGTGCCGTGACCTCGCGCGGCCGCGTCGTGCGCGTCTCGGTGCTGCACCTGCCCTCGCTCCCGCCGACCGACGGCGCGCCGACCCTGTCGGGCGGCGTCCCGCTCGCGGAGGTCGTGACGCTCGAGGCCGGCGAGCGCGTCGTCGGGCTGACGTCGCTGGCGCCCGACGCGCCGAGCCTCGCGCTGGGGACCGCGCAGGGCGTCGTCAAGCGCGTCTCCCCCGGCGACGTCCCCGGCAACAAGGACGCGTGGGAGGTCATCGCCCTCAAGCAGCTCGACGAGGTCGTCGGGTGCGCCGAGGTGACCGACGCCGACGAGCTCGTGCTGGTCGCGTCCGACGCGTCGCTGCTGCACTTCGCCGCGTCGTCCGTGCGTCCGCAGGGCCGCTCCGCGGGCGGCATGGCCGGGATCAAGCTCGGGAGCGGTCAGCGGGTCGTGCACTTCGGCGCGGTGCGCCCCGGCGTCGAGGCCGCGGTCGTCACTGTCGCCGGCACGTCGAGCGCCCTGCCCGGCACGCAGCCGGGCTCGGTCAAGACGACGCCGTTCGACGTCTACCCGGGCAAGGGCCGCGCGACGGGCGGGGTCCGTGCGCACCGGTTCCTCAAGGGCGAGGACACGCTGCTGCTCGCCTGGGTCGGCCCGGTGCCGCCGCACGCGACGACGTCCGCGGGGCAGCCGGTCGAGCTGCCCGCGGTCGACCCGCGGCGGGACGGCTCCGGGCTGCCGCTGGCGGCGCCGATCCACGCCGTCGGCTGA
- a CDS encoding GNAT family N-acetyltransferase: MSTVSLAPIAVRAAAPAEPPQPPAELGLAWRPLVPDDAPALFALVAAIEEADALPFRRSLEEVVEMFEGDWKDHARDTLVGLDDDGVMRAYAQATTAPGDESLVRAFLLGGVHPEWCGRGVGRAVVAWLEGRGRQLLAESGKDVPGRLAAYLEDAAPAASRVYARAGFAPIRYYAEMRRPLRDGVPDVPHVDGVRIVPWSPELDEATRVAHNEAFADHWGSQPRSAEAWSHGRSMFAPSWSFLAVDEATGEVAGYLLSGRYEQDWPVAGYPSGYTELLGVRRAWRGRGLGVALLTAAMHAYAADGMHYAELGVDTANPSGAHGLYASLGYEVFQGSSMWSIEL, from the coding sequence GTGAGCACCGTGTCCCTCGCCCCGATCGCCGTCCGCGCCGCCGCCCCCGCGGAGCCTCCCCAGCCCCCCGCCGAGCTCGGGCTCGCCTGGCGCCCGCTCGTCCCCGACGACGCTCCGGCTCTGTTCGCGCTCGTGGCCGCGATCGAGGAGGCCGACGCCCTGCCGTTCCGGCGCTCCCTCGAGGAGGTCGTCGAGATGTTCGAGGGCGACTGGAAGGACCACGCGCGGGACACGCTGGTCGGCCTCGACGACGACGGCGTGATGCGCGCGTACGCGCAGGCCACGACCGCGCCGGGCGACGAGTCGCTCGTGCGGGCGTTCCTGCTCGGCGGGGTGCACCCCGAGTGGTGCGGCCGCGGGGTCGGCCGCGCGGTGGTCGCCTGGCTCGAGGGGCGGGGGCGGCAGCTGCTCGCCGAGTCGGGCAAGGACGTGCCGGGCCGGCTCGCCGCCTACCTCGAGGACGCCGCGCCGGCCGCGAGCCGCGTGTACGCCCGCGCGGGCTTCGCGCCGATCCGCTACTACGCCGAGATGCGCCGCCCCCTGCGCGACGGGGTGCCGGACGTGCCGCACGTCGACGGCGTGCGGATCGTGCCCTGGTCGCCCGAGCTCGACGAGGCGACCCGCGTCGCGCACAACGAGGCCTTCGCCGACCACTGGGGCAGCCAGCCGCGCAGCGCCGAGGCGTGGAGCCACGGCCGGAGCATGTTCGCGCCGTCGTGGAGCTTCCTCGCGGTCGACGAGGCGACCGGGGAGGTCGCCGGGTACCTGCTCTCCGGCCGCTACGAGCAGGACTGGCCCGTCGCGGGCTACCCGTCGGGGTACACCGAGCTGCTCGGCGTGCGGCGCGCGTGGCGCGGGCGCGGGCTCGGGGTGGCTCTGCTGACGGCGGCGATGCACGCGTACGCCGCGGACGGCATGCACTACGCCGAGCTGGGCGTGGACACCGCGAACCCGTCGGGCGCGCACGGGCTCTACGCGAGCCTCGGGTACGAGGTGTTCCAGGGCTCGTCGATGTGGTCGATCGAGCTCTGA